Proteins from a single region of Desulfovibrio sp. JC022:
- a CDS encoding zinc-binding dehydrogenase: protein MRAIYFEDGKIDFVERDKPQLDEGEALLKVQLAGICNTDIELHKGYYGFAGVPGHEFVAEVEECPDRPELVGKRVVADINCPVGPYVGDRRHAAVRTVIGIVNHDGAFAEYLKVPAENLYVVADGVEDRAAVFAEPLAAGLEVSQQIHVTGDMRVMVLGDGKLGLLTALALKLYNPHVLLVGKHEDKLAIAAEQGVKTHCINDPEELTALAADWDKFDLVVEATGSEQGINYALDFVRPEGTVVAKTTSHLPSSINLAKLVVDEISIVGSRCGDIGLALNVLEQGMIDVSGLIEAEFDFTDFKQAFELAMSKGAKKVLVRM, encoded by the coding sequence ATGCGTGCAATATATTTTGAAGACGGGAAGATTGATTTTGTAGAGCGGGATAAGCCTCAGCTTGATGAGGGCGAAGCTCTGCTCAAAGTCCAATTGGCTGGAATTTGCAACACAGATATTGAACTGCATAAGGGCTATTACGGGTTTGCAGGTGTGCCGGGACATGAGTTTGTTGCCGAAGTTGAGGAATGCCCGGACAGGCCGGAGTTGGTCGGTAAGCGCGTAGTGGCAGACATCAATTGTCCGGTGGGGCCGTATGTAGGCGATCGCAGGCATGCTGCGGTTCGTACCGTTATTGGTATTGTTAATCATGATGGGGCTTTTGCCGAGTATTTGAAAGTACCTGCGGAGAATCTTTATGTTGTCGCTGACGGGGTTGAGGATCGGGCTGCGGTCTTTGCCGAACCCTTGGCTGCCGGGTTGGAGGTAAGCCAGCAGATTCATGTTACCGGGGATATGCGGGTAATGGTGCTGGGGGATGGTAAACTCGGGCTTCTGACCGCGCTGGCTCTGAAACTTTATAATCCGCACGTGCTGCTGGTGGGTAAACATGAAGACAAGCTTGCCATTGCGGCCGAGCAGGGTGTTAAGACCCATTGCATCAACGATCCTGAAGAGCTCACCGCGCTGGCAGCGGACTGGGATAAATTTGATCTGGTGGTGGAAGCCACAGGTAGTGAACAGGGGATTAATTACGCTCTTGATTTCGTGCGCCCGGAAGGAACTGTTGTAGCCAAAACTACTTCACATCTGCCAAGTTCCATCAACCTTGCCAAGCTGGTGGTGGATGAAATTTCAATTGTCGGTTCCCGTTGCGGGGATATCGGTCTGGCCCTGAATGTGCTGGAACAGGGCATGATTGATGTGAGTGGTTTGATCGAAGCGGAATTCGATTTTACTGATTTTAAGCAAGCCTTCGAGCTGGCCATGAGTAAGGGAGCTAAGAAGGTTTTAGTGCGGATGTAG
- a CDS encoding methyl-accepting chemotaxis protein gives MSLKNRLTLSVIGMFAIILCMFVGTTYVAFKQKDDGLVINLAGRQRMLSQKISKEVMLYMLDSSEEHRKLIHKTEQVFSKTLAALANSGQAPLTLNVNGPSASIPKPETTVATQLRKVDSVWDEYSEMVESILDGSKQISPDALSGKSLSLLKEMNAAVVMLQKNAENNTRMLVLMQVGFTILAVICVLAVLVMLRKRISGPLERLKNYALAVAGGKLDAKISGDYESELLELKNAISDMVNTITKTIAEAVEKGELAEAASLKAEQTLVEVQQKQEEVEKLLSSMESGAEEAGNISNEVFESLGELAAQVEQVNRGVDVQRDRLTETATAMEEMNSTVLEVAHNASNAAESADQSRKNAQTGAQGVSKAVSSIHQIQNRITGLKETMDTLGQQADSIGHIMDVITDIADQTNLLALNAAIEAARAGEAGRGFAVVADEVRKLAEKTMDATKEVGEAISSIQANAKENISAVEFAAGDIIESTDAASESKKFMDEIVDIVDETAGLIQSIATASEQQSATSEEINRALGDVSTVASETAQGMNTSTEALQEISDNVERLNSVVQQLAASK, from the coding sequence ATGAGCTTAAAAAATCGCCTTACACTGTCCGTTATAGGCATGTTTGCAATAATTTTATGTATGTTTGTCGGGACTACATATGTTGCTTTCAAGCAGAAAGATGACGGGCTCGTAATAAACCTTGCTGGCAGACAGCGCATGCTCTCCCAGAAGATTTCTAAAGAAGTAATGCTCTACATGCTGGACAGCAGTGAAGAACACAGAAAACTTATCCACAAAACAGAACAGGTATTTTCAAAAACGCTGGCTGCACTAGCTAATTCCGGTCAAGCCCCATTAACGCTTAACGTCAATGGGCCGTCTGCCTCCATTCCCAAGCCGGAAACAACAGTAGCAACTCAACTCAGAAAAGTGGATTCCGTATGGGATGAATACTCCGAAATGGTCGAAAGCATTCTCGACGGATCAAAACAGATTTCTCCTGATGCACTTTCCGGTAAGAGTTTAAGCCTCTTGAAAGAGATGAACGCAGCTGTCGTCATGTTGCAAAAAAATGCTGAAAACAACACGCGAATGCTGGTTTTAATGCAAGTTGGCTTTACAATTCTTGCTGTCATTTGCGTATTGGCTGTGCTGGTCATGCTACGCAAAAGAATATCCGGCCCACTGGAACGTTTGAAAAACTACGCACTGGCTGTGGCAGGCGGTAAACTTGATGCCAAAATTTCAGGAGATTACGAATCTGAACTTCTGGAATTAAAAAATGCTATTAGCGACATGGTTAATACAATCACAAAAACCATTGCCGAAGCTGTAGAAAAAGGAGAGCTTGCTGAAGCCGCATCCCTTAAAGCTGAACAAACTCTCGTCGAAGTTCAACAAAAGCAGGAAGAAGTTGAAAAACTGCTCTCTTCAATGGAAAGCGGAGCTGAAGAAGCAGGTAATATTTCCAATGAAGTTTTCGAATCTTTAGGCGAACTGGCCGCGCAGGTTGAGCAGGTCAACAGAGGAGTCGACGTACAACGTGACCGACTGACCGAAACAGCGACCGCCATGGAAGAAATGAACAGCACCGTGCTTGAAGTGGCTCATAACGCATCAAACGCAGCAGAAAGCGCGGATCAGTCACGTAAGAATGCTCAAACTGGGGCTCAAGGAGTCTCCAAAGCGGTATCCTCCATCCATCAGATCCAGAACCGGATAACCGGCCTGAAAGAAACCATGGATACTCTAGGCCAACAGGCTGACAGCATCGGCCACATTATGGATGTAATCACAGACATAGCCGACCAGACAAACCTGCTGGCCTTGAATGCCGCAATCGAAGCCGCCCGTGCCGGCGAAGCTGGGCGCGGTTTCGCAGTTGTTGCCGACGAAGTCCGCAAGCTGGCCGAAAAAACAATGGATGCCACAAAAGAAGTAGGCGAAGCCATTTCCAGCATTCAGGCTAATGCCAAGGAAAACATCAGTGCCGTTGAATTCGCTGCCGGAGATATTATTGAAAGTACTGACGCAGCCTCTGAATCCAAAAAATTCATGGATGAAATAGTAGACATTGTAGATGAAACAGCCGGCCTTATCCAATCAATTGCCACAGCCAGCGAGCAACAATCTGCAACATCCGAAGAGATTAACCGCGCACTGGGCGATGTTTCCACTGTGGCCTCCGAGACAGCTCAAGGCATGAACACCTCGACCGAAGCTCTACAGGAAATAAGTGATAACGTTGAAAGGCTTAACTCAGTTGTTCAACAACTGGCAGCCTCTAAATAG
- a CDS encoding sulfite exporter TauE/SafE family protein: MDMLTLGITLVSFLLSFFFALGGVGSAVVLIPTLTWMGVPFDLARPTGLFVNAVSMIGATYSNIKEKRLDFKLGIPIVVASVVMAPLGAWIGHFLPLKSLMILFICFLCFSGTMMLFFKTSKYKDQFREDRPLGGPFLVGVLAGFISGLLGVGGGGVISPLMIMQGFNPKKVATVTAFAVPFSSITAFAAYAMMGSVSIKLLIFAGLAAWGGGYLGTKVMHAKMKPATVKKFLGGVLILLGIKLLWSVVLN; encoded by the coding sequence ATGGATATGTTGACTTTGGGCATTACCTTGGTTTCATTTTTGCTGAGCTTTTTTTTCGCGCTTGGCGGAGTGGGGTCGGCGGTGGTGCTTATTCCCACTCTGACGTGGATGGGAGTGCCTTTTGATCTGGCACGTCCTACCGGTCTTTTTGTTAATGCTGTCAGCATGATCGGGGCGACTTATTCTAATATTAAGGAGAAGCGCCTTGATTTTAAACTGGGTATCCCCATTGTGGTTGCCTCGGTGGTCATGGCTCCGCTGGGAGCTTGGATCGGGCACTTCCTGCCGTTAAAGTCTTTAATGATACTATTTATCTGTTTCCTGTGTTTTTCGGGGACAATGATGCTATTCTTCAAGACTTCCAAGTATAAAGACCAGTTTCGTGAGGACCGTCCGCTTGGCGGACCGTTTCTGGTGGGTGTTTTGGCAGGATTTATTTCCGGACTGCTCGGGGTTGGCGGCGGAGGTGTTATCTCCCCGCTCATGATTATGCAGGGATTTAATCCCAAAAAGGTAGCGACTGTAACCGCTTTTGCTGTGCCTTTTTCATCCATTACCGCTTTTGCGGCTTATGCCATGATGGGCTCGGTTTCCATTAAGCTACTGATCTTTGCCGGACTGGCTGCCTGGGGAGGCGGTTATCTTGGTACCAAGGTTATGCATGCTAAGATGAAGCCTGCTACAGTTAAGAAATTTCTCGGCGGGGTGCTTATCCTGCTGGGTATAAAACTACTATGGTCTGTTGTTTTGAATTAA
- a CDS encoding GNAT family N-acetyltransferase yields the protein MYGFEVDGGFTFYKFRNFDGSESLTDGHLRWFWEIMGKAGQLPVIFYDGTIESFCDFRKLVRREDQHFFFGFKDQQPAGLFWLNGFSPKSCFVHIAIMPGFHGKGTLQMGRGVLRHLLSATDVVGEYIFDCIKGLIPMINQLACRMAERSGFRRAGILPQAAYLAAEDKSVDAAIFCAVRNNEGNVPVTQISKQGE from the coding sequence ATGTACGGATTTGAAGTGGACGGAGGTTTTACCTTTTATAAATTCAGAAACTTTGACGGCAGTGAGTCACTTACCGACGGGCATTTACGCTGGTTCTGGGAAATCATGGGTAAGGCCGGACAACTTCCGGTAATTTTTTATGACGGAACAATTGAATCATTTTGTGATTTTCGAAAGCTGGTGCGTCGCGAAGATCAGCATTTCTTTTTCGGATTTAAGGATCAGCAACCCGCAGGATTGTTCTGGCTGAATGGTTTTAGTCCGAAATCGTGCTTTGTGCATATTGCTATTATGCCCGGATTTCACGGTAAAGGAACTTTGCAGATGGGGCGCGGGGTACTGCGTCATCTATTGTCAGCAACTGACGTAGTGGGCGAATATATATTCGACTGTATAAAGGGGTTGATACCCATGATTAATCAGCTGGCCTGCCGCATGGCGGAAAGGTCCGGTTTCAGGAGAGCGGGAATTCTTCCGCAGGCTGCCTATCTGGCAGCTGAAGACAAAAGCGTTGATGCCGCAATTTTTTGTGCGGTCAGGAATAATGAGGGCAACGTGCCCGTCACACAAATTTCTAAACAAGGAGAATGA
- the terL gene encoding phage terminase large subunit, which yields MKFTDLDSANKWYAQILREAEQHKQPLLIMAELGRNDLFFLLTRLLGRADANNEWVFERCREVQANPDGHLDLWSREHYKSTIITFALTIQDILRDPEVTVGIFSHTRPVAKGFLRQIKQEFERNELLKQCYPDVLWANPKKDSPKWSEEDGIIVKRKSNPKEATVEAWGLVDGQPTGKHFSRLIYDDVVTRESVSSPDMIFKTTEAWALSINLGTREGIKRYIGTRYHFNDTYREMMKREAAIPRVYPATADGTMDGEPMLLTREQLQTKRREMGPYVFGCQMMQDPRADDVQGFREEWLCRWDPRDRSGKTRWQQFNRYLLVDPASEKKSGSDYTVMLVIGLGPDCNYYLIDGIRDRLNLTERARALFRLHRAYSPLAVGYEKYGQQADVEHMQYVMNEQNYRFSIDPLGGNVPKTDRIRKLVPLFEQGRFYLPWQARFMDHQGRERDLVREFIDDEYLAFPVSAHDDMLDCMARILDPALGTVFPKQQHVLEQQEEMQGLMDYDIFTGAG from the coding sequence ATGAAGTTTACGGATCTGGACAGCGCAAATAAATGGTACGCCCAAATTCTGCGTGAAGCGGAGCAGCATAAGCAGCCCTTGCTGATTATGGCAGAATTGGGCCGCAATGATCTTTTCTTTTTGCTGACCCGGTTGCTGGGCCGTGCTGACGCTAATAACGAATGGGTATTTGAACGTTGCCGCGAAGTGCAGGCCAACCCGGATGGACATCTCGATCTCTGGTCTCGTGAGCATTACAAATCGACCATCATTACTTTCGCGTTGACCATACAGGATATTTTGCGTGACCCGGAAGTTACCGTAGGAATTTTCAGCCACACCCGGCCTGTTGCCAAGGGATTTCTGCGTCAGATCAAGCAGGAATTTGAACGTAACGAGCTGCTCAAGCAGTGCTACCCGGATGTGCTCTGGGCTAATCCCAAAAAGGATTCCCCCAAATGGTCTGAAGAGGATGGGATTATCGTCAAACGTAAATCAAATCCCAAAGAAGCCACGGTAGAAGCTTGGGGACTGGTGGACGGACAGCCCACGGGCAAACATTTCTCCCGGCTTATCTATGATGATGTGGTGACCCGCGAGTCGGTTTCCTCGCCGGATATGATTTTTAAGACCACTGAGGCATGGGCATTGTCCATCAACCTCGGTACCCGTGAGGGCATCAAGCGGTACATCGGGACCCGTTATCACTTTAACGATACTTATCGGGAAATGATGAAGCGTGAGGCTGCAATTCCCCGTGTTTATCCGGCTACTGCGGATGGTACTATGGACGGTGAACCTATGCTTTTGACCCGTGAGCAATTGCAGACAAAGCGGCGGGAAATGGGACCTTATGTGTTCGGCTGCCAGATGATGCAGGACCCGCGCGCGGATGACGTGCAGGGTTTCCGTGAGGAATGGCTTTGCCGTTGGGACCCGCGTGACCGCAGCGGCAAAACGCGCTGGCAGCAGTTCAACCGTTATTTGCTGGTGGACCCGGCCAGTGAGAAAAAATCCGGCAGCGATTATACGGTCATGCTGGTTATCGGGCTGGGGCCGGACTGCAACTATTATCTCATTGACGGTATTCGTGACCGTTTGAATCTTACTGAGCGGGCACGGGCATTGTTCCGGTTGCATCGTGCTTATAGCCCGCTGGCTGTGGGTTATGAAAAGTACGGGCAGCAGGCCGATGTGGAGCACATGCAATATGTCATGAATGAGCAGAATTACCGTTTTTCTATTGATCCGCTGGGGGGAAACGTACCCAAGACGGACCGCATCCGCAAACTGGTTCCTCTATTTGAACAGGGGCGGTTCTACCTGCCATGGCAGGCCCGGTTCATGGATCATCAAGGCCGTGAGCGCGATCTTGTGCGTGAATTTATCGATGATGAATATCTTGCTTTTCCCGTTTCTGCTCATGATGACATGCTCGATTGCATGGCCCGTATTCTGGACCCCGCACTGGGTACTGTCTTTCCTAAGCAGCAGCACGTGCTGGAGCAGCAGGAAGAGATGCAGGGTCTTATGGATTACGACATTTTTACAGGAGCGGGCTGA
- the hpnA gene encoding hopanoid-associated sugar epimerase, translated as MTVMITGATGLIGSRLVRILAEKGFSIKALVRDKSRARQLVKESVEFVSGDLNNEAALEEALQGCKYLFHLAADYRLWVPDPEAMTRTNVEGTRLLMQKALEAGVERIVYTSSVCVLGCNADGSPADEDASSSVADMISPYKKSKFLAEKVVMDMVRNEGLPAVIVNPSTPVGPGDSRPTPTGTMVLNAARDGGMFYADTGLNVAHVDDIALGHLLALQNGKVGRRYILGGDNLSLKDLFAMTARITHKPGPKFKVPQAVMYSAGFFGELLARLGLIKNPVATMDSVRMASKKMYYRSDRAERELGYTHRPAVEAVQDAVDWFKKQQMLS; from the coding sequence ATGACCGTAATGATCACCGGGGCAACCGGATTGATTGGGTCCCGGCTTGTCAGAATTCTTGCTGAAAAGGGATTCTCTATTAAAGCCCTTGTTCGCGATAAAAGTAGAGCGCGACAACTTGTCAAAGAGTCTGTTGAATTCGTCAGCGGAGATCTTAATAATGAGGCTGCGCTTGAAGAAGCTTTGCAGGGCTGTAAATATCTTTTTCATCTGGCAGCGGATTACCGTCTCTGGGTCCCGGACCCGGAAGCCATGACCCGCACTAATGTGGAAGGCACACGTTTGCTCATGCAGAAGGCTCTTGAGGCTGGAGTGGAACGCATTGTCTACACTTCCAGTGTTTGCGTTCTGGGTTGTAATGCTGACGGCAGTCCTGCTGATGAGGATGCATCTTCCTCAGTTGCCGATATGATCAGTCCGTACAAGAAATCAAAGTTTTTGGCTGAGAAGGTAGTTATGGATATGGTCCGCAACGAAGGTCTTCCGGCTGTAATTGTGAATCCCTCAACACCGGTCGGTCCGGGTGATTCTCGTCCTACTCCCACCGGAACCATGGTGCTTAATGCCGCTCGCGACGGTGGAATGTTCTATGCCGATACCGGGCTGAATGTGGCCCATGTGGATGATATCGCCCTCGGGCATTTGCTGGCTTTGCAGAATGGCAAGGTCGGGCGCAGGTATATTTTGGGTGGAGATAATCTCAGTCTTAAGGATTTATTCGCCATGACCGCCCGCATTACGCACAAGCCCGGACCAAAATTCAAGGTTCCGCAGGCTGTTATGTATTCCGCAGGTTTTTTCGGAGAGTTACTGGCAAGGCTGGGGTTAATTAAAAATCCTGTGGCGACCATGGACAGCGTGCGTATGGCATCTAAAAAAATGTATTACAGATCTGATCGGGCGGAAAGAGAACTGGGCTACACCCATCGTCCGGCTGTGGAAGCTGTTCAGGATGCAGTGGATTGGTTTAAAAAGCAGCAGATGCTTAGTTAA
- a CDS encoding aminobutyrate aminotransferase gives MSNYYRPDLPAAEKGQSHVWFNNGSPGFNGYFKWHSYTYGTNPSSTKQGLNAPSDWSVPEDWTFSDKTGHWYTPGEMQNAGYNKIDGEWLHPNDVRQQEVDRQNAEFDIKVARRKETEGRMRKVHALGRRKTILTSPDGVAGKAKINKEILTRSKGVMQ, from the coding sequence ATGTCTAATTATTACAGGCCTGATTTGCCTGCGGCTGAGAAGGGACAGTCACATGTCTGGTTCAATAACGGTTCGCCCGGTTTTAACGGTTATTTCAAGTGGCACAGCTACACCTACGGCACCAATCCTTCATCTACTAAGCAGGGACTTAATGCCCCGTCGGATTGGAGCGTCCCAGAAGATTGGACTTTTTCTGATAAGACCGGGCATTGGTATACGCCTGGTGAAATGCAGAATGCCGGATACAACAAAATTGACGGTGAATGGTTGCATCCCAATGACGTCCGTCAGCAGGAAGTGGACCGTCAGAATGCCGAGTTTGATATCAAAGTTGCCCGGCGTAAGGAAACCGAAGGGCGTATGCGCAAGGTGCATGCGCTAGGCAGGAGGAAAACCATTCTCACCAGCCCGGACGGGGTGGCAGGTAAGGCTAAGATTAATAAAGAAATTTTAACCCGTTCCAAAGGAGTAATGCAATGA
- a CDS encoding Com family DNA-binding transcriptional regulator: MSEHRCPVCRRLLMKGKVVEVQVKCPKCKKIVRIVGE; this comes from the coding sequence ATGAGTGAGCACCGTTGTCCGGTCTGCCGCAGACTTTTGATGAAAGGTAAAGTTGTTGAAGTGCAGGTTAAGTGCCCCAAGTGTAAAAAGATAGTACGTATTGTAGGGGAGTAA
- a CDS encoding portal protein yields MRHIENNKYLQRLQSLRQERNSWESHWQEISDYILPRKGIYDGHRPNDGRVRSGKIIDSTATRSLRVLAAGLQGGLTSPARPWFRLGISDRDLARHKSVREWVSKVENIMYRALARSNFYSCIHSLYTELAGFGTGILYCEPDDERGIRFRTLTAGEYCLATDAQGRVDTVYREFKMTARQLEKRFGKQNLPATVHTSLNVNRDHWFDVLHVVQPRDEFDVERMDAMNMPFESVFLLNGRGGHVLSESGFMENPYMAPRWDTAAMDVYGRSPAMDVLADVKMLMEMSKSQIQAVHLTLRPPMKVPSMYSRRLNLLPGGQNPVEQNQQDSVSPLYQVRPDLAGVSNKIQDVRTAVREGFYNDIFMMMAGSNRKTITAAEVAERHEEKLIQLGPVIERQHTELLDPLIDRVFGLLMRSGQLPEAPSILEGADIKIDYISVLAQAQKMVGTQSIQSLAQFVGNLARANPEVLDKVDMDRAVDDYADLIGVPSGIVRSGDEVEKFRGMRRDMAMKQQQLQQNLQAASMGSGIIKDLSQSGLNPVQMQGVVNQAGQMMQS; encoded by the coding sequence ATGAGACATATTGAAAATAATAAATATTTGCAGCGATTGCAGTCTTTGCGTCAGGAACGCAACAGCTGGGAATCGCATTGGCAGGAGATCAGTGATTATATCCTGCCCCGTAAGGGAATTTATGACGGACATCGCCCTAATGACGGGCGTGTGAGGTCCGGCAAGATTATTGATTCCACAGCTACAAGGTCCTTACGTGTCTTAGCTGCCGGCTTACAGGGCGGGCTGACTTCCCCGGCAAGGCCGTGGTTCAGGCTGGGCATTTCCGATCGCGATCTTGCACGGCATAAGTCGGTGCGCGAATGGGTCTCCAAGGTTGAAAACATCATGTATCGCGCATTGGCCCGCAGTAACTTTTATTCCTGTATTCATTCGCTTTATACGGAGCTTGCAGGGTTCGGCACCGGGATTTTGTATTGTGAGCCGGATGATGAGCGTGGAATCCGTTTCCGTACCCTGACTGCCGGGGAATACTGCCTTGCCACGGACGCGCAAGGGCGGGTTGATACGGTCTACCGTGAGTTCAAAATGACAGCCCGCCAGCTTGAAAAACGTTTCGGCAAGCAGAATCTACCGGCTACAGTGCACACCAGCCTGAATGTGAACCGGGACCATTGGTTTGACGTGTTGCATGTTGTCCAGCCGCGTGATGAGTTTGATGTGGAGCGCATGGATGCCATGAACATGCCTTTTGAATCCGTATTCCTGCTCAATGGCAGAGGCGGACACGTGCTTTCTGAAAGTGGTTTTATGGAGAATCCGTACATGGCTCCGCGCTGGGATACTGCTGCTATGGATGTGTATGGGCGTTCCCCGGCCATGGATGTACTGGCTGATGTGAAGATGCTTATGGAAATGAGCAAAAGTCAGATTCAGGCCGTGCACTTGACCTTGCGCCCGCCCATGAAGGTGCCTTCCATGTATTCAAGGCGGCTGAACCTGCTGCCCGGAGGACAGAACCCGGTGGAACAGAACCAGCAGGATTCGGTATCTCCGCTTTATCAGGTCCGCCCTGATCTGGCCGGGGTCAGCAATAAAATTCAGGATGTACGTACTGCTGTAAGGGAGGGCTTTTACAACGATATTTTTATGATGATGGCCGGGTCTAATCGTAAGACCATCACTGCCGCAGAGGTTGCCGAGCGGCATGAGGAAAAGCTGATCCAGCTCGGACCGGTAATCGAGAGGCAGCATACAGAACTGCTTGATCCGCTTATCGACAGGGTATTCGGTCTTCTGATGCGTTCCGGGCAGCTGCCGGAAGCTCCCTCGATTCTTGAAGGGGCAGATATTAAGATCGACTATATTTCAGTGCTGGCACAGGCCCAGAAAATGGTCGGCACCCAATCGATCCAGTCGCTGGCTCAGTTTGTGGGTAATCTGGCTCGAGCCAATCCTGAAGTGCTGGATAAGGTGGACATGGACCGGGCCGTGGATGATTACGCGGATCTTATCGGCGTGCCGAGCGGTATTGTGCGTTCCGGTGATGAAGTGGAGAAGTTCAGGGGTATGCGCAGGGATATGGCTATGAAACAACAGCAATTGCAGCAGAATTTACAGGCTGCTTCCATGGGGTCGGGAATAATTAAGGATCTTTCACAGTCAGGTTTGAACCCCGTTCAGATGCAGGGCGTGGTCAATCAGGCGGGGCAGATGATGCAATCGTAA
- a CDS encoding holin family protein codes for MIGSILDLGSTIIDKIWPDAGEREKAKLRLMEMQNRGELADLESRVKIMLAEMSGNWLQRSWRPILMLTIVAIVANNYLLYPYLALFWTKAPHLELPAQLWSLMELGLGGYVVGRSAEKVAKTWREKNG; via the coding sequence ATGATCGGTTCAATCCTCGATCTTGGGTCGACCATCATCGACAAGATCTGGCCTGATGCCGGGGAGCGCGAAAAGGCGAAGCTGCGGCTCATGGAAATGCAGAATCGTGGCGAACTGGCAGACCTTGAATCGAGGGTCAAGATCATGCTGGCGGAGATGTCCGGCAACTGGTTGCAGCGTTCGTGGCGGCCGATTCTGATGCTGACCATTGTTGCCATCGTAGCTAACAACTACCTTCTTTATCCGTATCTTGCTTTGTTCTGGACCAAGGCTCCTCATCTGGAACTGCCTGCGCAGCTCTGGTCGCTTATGGAACTTGGGCTTGGAGGATACGTGGTCGGGCGCAGTGCTGAGAAGGTTGCAAAAACATGGAGGGAAAAAAATGGTTGA
- a CDS encoding rhodanese-like domain-containing protein encodes MKALNDAVAEMDFDFLSSGEHTMSVEGMRKALGNGQDNVVFLDVRSDKEMEYLVLPFAKHIPLNELPARMEELPKDKLVVAYCTSIFRSAVAYTLLRAHGFEQVKGMAASMEDMVKAFKPSPLANM; translated from the coding sequence ATGAAAGCTCTTAACGATGCCGTTGCTGAGATGGATTTTGATTTCCTGAGTTCCGGTGAACATACTATGAGCGTTGAAGGTATGCGCAAGGCTCTTGGTAATGGACAGGATAACGTGGTTTTTCTTGATGTACGTTCTGATAAGGAGATGGAATATCTGGTGCTTCCTTTTGCCAAGCATATTCCGCTTAATGAGCTGCCTGCTCGCATGGAAGAGCTGCCTAAAGATAAGCTGGTGGTTGCTTATTGTACCTCAATTTTTCGTTCCGCCGTTGCTTATACCCTGCTGCGCGCACATGGTTTTGAGCAGGTCAAAGGCATGGCTGCTTCCATGGAAGATATGGTCAAAGCATTCAAACCCAGCCCGCTGGCCAACATGTAG
- a CDS encoding FecR domain-containing protein, protein MRRALFFSLILLVWIVASSTAYAASLEMLTGTVELRRSNQDFFVRVQIGQEVQVGDVLRTGPDGKAVLRLDAGSTMSFGEDSEFMLGGEIEGVKQTVIGTFYRGVLRALLSKREGAVIATPRTRIGIRGTDISLTQKGNAGFYFLDEGSVGVQGEGTTAILDIGQMTATYAGRKPLPVFSFTKSSGLSRARDRLSLLTSVEIPPSLKGQAQLNEILARWIINYAHYLADAGEAGDAETALLIAEELSSCQNVKGEVLLQIGGLYFYHLNDVHGALRSYRRIIREYHNTPYYENALYGAIRCFMQLDQRGKAAEYARRYMEIFPDGKHVQVLDSLLR, encoded by the coding sequence ATGCGGCGTGCTCTGTTCTTTTCGTTAATTCTGCTGGTCTGGATAGTAGCTTCATCTACAGCATATGCTGCTTCACTTGAGATGCTGACCGGCACAGTGGAATTGCGTCGTTCCAATCAGGATTTTTTCGTCCGGGTCCAGATCGGTCAGGAAGTTCAGGTCGGGGATGTGTTGCGCACCGGGCCGGACGGCAAGGCCGTTCTGCGACTTGATGCCGGGTCAACCATGAGTTTTGGTGAGGACAGTGAATTTATGCTCGGCGGGGAAATCGAGGGTGTGAAACAGACTGTTATCGGCACTTTTTATCGCGGGGTGTTAAGGGCTTTGCTCAGTAAGCGTGAGGGGGCCGTTATTGCCACCCCTCGCACAAGAATAGGCATTCGGGGTACTGATATTTCTCTGACACAGAAAGGGAACGCAGGTTTTTATTTTCTGGATGAAGGGAGTGTCGGCGTCCAAGGAGAAGGCACTACTGCCATTCTTGATATCGGGCAGATGACCGCAACCTATGCTGGCCGCAAACCTCTGCCGGTTTTTTCATTTACCAAGTCGTCAGGGTTATCCCGAGCCCGTGACAGGTTGTCTCTGCTTACTTCGGTCGAGATTCCCCCGTCCTTGAAGGGGCAGGCGCAGCTCAATGAGATCCTTGCCCGCTGGATTATAAATTATGCGCATTACCTGGCTGATGCCGGAGAAGCTGGGGACGCGGAAACAGCATTGCTTATTGCTGAAGAACTCAGCTCCTGCCAGAATGTGAAAGGCGAAGTTTTGCTCCAGATCGGCGGATTGTATTTTTATCATCTGAATGATGTGCATGGGGCGTTGCGGTCCTACCGCAGGATTATTCGTGAATATCATAATACACCGTATTACGAAAATGCCCTCTACGGTGCTATCCGTTGCTTCATGCAGCTTGACCAGCGAGGGAAGGCCGCAGAGTACGCACGTCGTTATATGGAAATTTTCCCTGACGGAAAGCATGTGCAGGTGCTGGACTCATTGTTACGCTAG